In Drosophila miranda strain MSH22 chromosome Y unlocalized genomic scaffold, D.miranda_PacBio2.1 Contig_Y3_pilon, whole genome shotgun sequence, a single window of DNA contains:
- the LOC117194686 gene encoding uncharacterized protein LOC117194686, with the protein MHDVRNTRNKSDSERRASKAILIKPYYTINKTIHSPPPRTLRTEEPAMNATENTPAKAHQRAAASAESPEVVDLTDFSDAEEPQSAAKADEEAAPKPGVAEEPHTSDGDMYADMELDADEAGAADHVGSRDSPPLFSRRPSGFRRENLWSPPPY; encoded by the exons ATGCATGACGTTAGAAATACAAGAAATAAGTCAGATTCCGAACGCCGAGCGAGCAAGGCGATTTTGATAAAACCCTACTATACCATAAACAAAACAAT aCACTCTCCCCCTCCCCGAACTCTACGCACCGAAGAACCAGCCATGAACGCCACCGAGAACACCCCAGCTAAGGCGCACCAGAGAGCCGCTGCATCAGCAGAGTCACCCGAAGTCGTAGACCTCACGGATTTCTCCGACGCCGAGGAACCGCAGTCCGCTGCCAAGGCGGACGAGGAAGCCGCCCCGAAGCCAGGAGTAGCCGAAGAACCCCACACCTCCGATGGGGACATGTACGCAGATATGGAGCTAGACGCCGACGAGGCAGGGGCAGCCGACCACGTGGGTTCCCGAGACAGCCCCCCGCTGTTCTCCCGCCGACCATCCGGGTTCCGTCGAGAGAACCTGTGGTCGCCGCCGCCGTATTAA